One genomic region from Sphingomonas paeninsulae encodes:
- the gspD gene encoding type II secretion system secretin GspD gives MRRYAALLAIALATAAPAQQVLNLRDADIRAFIQDAARVTGRTFIIDSRVVGKVSVVTDRALSRSEYFEVFLSTLRANGLVAVPTGNGAYRIQPIDTASSQPGRVGSLGASRNSFVTEIFRLRSVDSANVVETIRPLVSKEGSVTANKSGNSLVVADYADNIRRIRSVIGRLDTDSASTRVILLKNAGAREIASSLQTLAGAGADVRGNVTIVAIDSSNSIALRGDPQSVARFTAIAADLDRNAATGSEIRVIFLEHADAEKLLPVLQTLVGQATSVTQHVVSTESRALPGTSAPPAAPIATNGGSSGTTGGGNGRSAAIIARYEGANAIIISASKETQRTLGEVIRQLDSRREQVLVEAIIVEISDTTARKLGIQLLAGGANGGAFTTYSNVVPSIVSIGSALLSNRLSGGTTTTTTVNGTTTTTSSGNTTSEALIQNGLTSLGGATGGTGGFVAPIGNGNYLGAIINAVSQDSTSNLLSTPSVVTLDNQEAKILVGQEIPITTGEALSGNFDNAFRTVQRQNVGIQLEVKPQIGAGGAIKLFLRQEVSSISGPVATNSSDLILNKREIQTTMTVDDGQIMAIGGLLDDNERRTIEKVPLLGDIPVLGELFRSRTKSRGKTNLMVFIRPTILKTASDAQALSARRYATVRNQQLLQNPDSEPSIDELLREYMGVEPPLMPAAIIDPAQPVVVQSTTSTTTISPLPVPPARRKR, from the coding sequence GTGAGGCGATACGCAGCACTGTTAGCTATCGCGCTCGCCACCGCCGCCCCGGCGCAACAGGTTCTGAATTTGCGCGATGCCGATATACGCGCATTCATTCAGGATGCCGCGCGGGTCACGGGACGGACCTTTATCATAGACAGCCGGGTGGTCGGTAAAGTTTCCGTCGTCACCGACCGGGCGCTTAGCCGGTCGGAATATTTCGAGGTATTCCTGTCAACCCTTCGCGCCAATGGACTGGTTGCGGTGCCGACGGGCAATGGAGCCTATCGCATCCAGCCAATCGACACGGCATCGTCGCAGCCGGGGCGCGTGGGGTCGCTGGGGGCGTCGCGCAACAGCTTCGTCACAGAGATTTTCCGGTTGCGGTCGGTCGATAGCGCAAATGTAGTCGAAACGATCCGGCCACTGGTGAGCAAAGAAGGGTCTGTCACCGCCAACAAGTCCGGCAATAGTCTGGTCGTCGCCGATTATGCCGACAATATCCGCCGTATCCGCAGCGTGATCGGGCGGCTGGACACCGACAGCGCGTCAACCCGTGTGATCCTGCTGAAAAACGCTGGTGCCCGAGAGATTGCGTCGTCGCTCCAGACGCTGGCTGGAGCGGGGGCCGATGTGCGGGGCAATGTAACGATCGTTGCCATCGATAGCTCCAATTCGATCGCATTGCGTGGTGATCCGCAGAGCGTGGCACGGTTTACAGCGATCGCTGCCGACCTCGATCGCAATGCCGCGACAGGTTCGGAAATTCGCGTTATCTTTCTGGAACACGCCGACGCTGAAAAACTGCTTCCAGTGCTTCAGACATTGGTGGGACAGGCAACTTCGGTGACTCAACATGTCGTGTCCACCGAATCGCGAGCGCTGCCGGGTACGAGTGCTCCGCCTGCCGCCCCGATAGCGACCAATGGCGGTAGTTCGGGGACTACCGGTGGTGGGAATGGCCGGTCCGCTGCAATCATCGCGCGCTACGAAGGTGCCAACGCGATCATTATTTCAGCATCGAAAGAGACGCAGCGCACACTGGGCGAAGTTATCCGCCAACTTGATTCGCGCCGCGAACAAGTGTTGGTCGAGGCGATCATCGTCGAAATATCGGACACGACGGCGCGCAAACTTGGCATACAATTGCTTGCCGGTGGCGCGAACGGGGGCGCTTTCACCACATATTCCAACGTTGTGCCGAGCATTGTCTCGATCGGATCGGCACTGCTATCCAATCGGCTGAGCGGTGGAACAACGACCACCACAACCGTCAACGGCACGACCACCACCACATCGAGTGGCAACACGACCAGTGAGGCGCTGATCCAGAATGGCCTGACCTCGCTTGGCGGGGCAACCGGTGGGACCGGCGGCTTCGTAGCGCCGATCGGCAACGGCAATTACCTTGGCGCGATCATCAATGCTGTGTCGCAGGATAGCACGTCGAATCTACTGTCCACGCCATCCGTCGTCACGCTCGACAATCAGGAGGCCAAGATCCTCGTCGGGCAGGAAATTCCGATCACGACGGGAGAAGCTTTGTCGGGCAATTTTGACAACGCATTTCGCACGGTACAGCGCCAGAACGTCGGTATCCAACTGGAAGTAAAGCCGCAAATCGGCGCAGGCGGCGCAATCAAACTCTTCTTGCGTCAGGAGGTTAGCTCGATCTCGGGACCGGTCGCGACGAATTCGTCCGATCTTATCCTCAACAAACGTGAAATTCAGACGACGATGACGGTGGACGACGGGCAGATCATGGCGATCGGCGGTTTGCTCGACGACAATGAACGGCGGACCATCGAGAAGGTGCCGCTGCTGGGCGATATTCCTGTGTTGGGCGAGCTTTTCCGTTCTCGGACCAAATCGCGCGGGAAGACCAATCTGATGGTATTCATCCGACCGACGATCCTGAAAACCGCAAGTGATGCGCAGGCGCTGTCTGCGCGGCGTTATGCGACGGTCCGGAATCAGCAACTGTTGCAAAACCCGGATAGTGAGCCGTCGATCGATGAGCTGCTGCGTGAATATATGGGCGTCGAGCCGCCGCTGATGCCGGCAGCGATCATCGACCCCGCCCAGCCTGTCGTGGTTCAGTCGACAACATCGACCACCACGATCAGTCCGTTGCCCGTTCCGCCAGCTCGGCGCAAAAGATGA
- a CDS encoding type II secretion system protein N encodes MQLTLAAWRARMIPKMSRQFPYGWIEAVLTAILAIQCARLIWTAFAPLGPVGNWEAQSLRSYSNKADALKTFDPFFRMSAQSGNAVITSLPLKLYGVRLDEATGHGSAIIATPDGVQQSFAIGDEVMPGIRLKSVARDNVTIDRGGSAEQLFLDQSVPAPTAQPAFGANNGSSDRPVLDTGTPASQSDFIFTPRFEKGIITGFAVAPRRSIEPFHAAGFLPGDIVTQINGASFDSPQAAERAIAGLPSGAPIAVTVQRAGKTMAFILKSRP; translated from the coding sequence ATGCAATTGACACTGGCAGCGTGGCGCGCCCGGATGATTCCGAAAATGTCGCGCCAGTTCCCTTACGGCTGGATCGAGGCGGTGTTGACAGCGATATTGGCGATTCAGTGCGCACGCTTGATCTGGACTGCCTTTGCGCCATTGGGACCGGTGGGAAACTGGGAAGCGCAGTCGTTGCGTTCGTATTCCAATAAAGCCGATGCGCTCAAAACTTTCGATCCATTTTTTCGGATGTCAGCCCAGTCGGGCAATGCAGTCATCACTAGCCTCCCCCTGAAATTATATGGTGTACGGTTGGACGAAGCGACCGGTCACGGATCGGCTATTATCGCCACTCCTGACGGCGTTCAGCAAAGTTTTGCGATCGGTGATGAGGTGATGCCGGGGATACGCCTGAAATCGGTAGCGCGAGATAATGTGACAATCGACCGTGGCGGATCGGCCGAGCAATTGTTTCTGGATCAGTCAGTGCCTGCCCCGACTGCGCAGCCCGCATTCGGTGCCAATAACGGTTCATCCGATCGGCCAGTGTTGGACACGGGCACTCCCGCTTCACAATCGGATTTCATTTTCACGCCGCGGTTCGAAAAAGGAATTATCACCGGATTTGCCGTTGCGCCCAGGCGATCTATCGAGCCATTCCACGCCGCAGGATTTTTACCGGGGGATATTGTGACGCAGATCAACGGGGCGAGCTTTGATTCTCCACAAGCCGCAGAACGCGCGATAGCCGGGTTACCCTCTGGGGCGCCGATTGCTGTCACTGTCCAGAGAGCGGGAAAAACCATGGCTTTCATTCTGAAGTCGCGCCCGTGA
- a CDS encoding YeiH family protein translates to MADLYGDLLETVPDVSYPLSAYFPGLAITVLASLAAAYLSEHYGAPLMLMGLLIGLAFNFANGDARLHPGLGFASKTLLRWGIVLVGLQITFGQIASLGWVALGAIVAMVAIVTLSGAAAARTIGRGAAFGTLAGGAVAICGASAALAIASVLGEKRASQAQLTLVLVAVSAASAVAMSLYPALAHSLHLSDKQAGFLMGASIHDVAQALGAGYSYSPEAGQTATIVKLTRVALLAPALTVVALAFPAEGETKRGLIGLPWFVLGFLILCAIHSLFIVPEPALVGAKSATTALLLLAVTATGIRSPMNLLLEQGWRASVPVIVATLISFGLALLAALMLV, encoded by the coding sequence GTGGCAGATCTTTACGGTGATCTGCTCGAAACCGTGCCAGATGTCAGCTACCCCCTGAGCGCATATTTCCCCGGTCTTGCAATTACTGTGCTTGCTTCGCTGGCCGCTGCTTACTTGTCCGAACATTATGGCGCGCCGCTGATGCTCATGGGCCTGTTGATCGGCCTGGCGTTCAATTTCGCAAACGGCGATGCCCGCTTGCATCCCGGCCTCGGCTTTGCGTCGAAAACGCTGTTGCGCTGGGGCATCGTGCTGGTCGGCCTTCAAATTACGTTCGGACAAATCGCAAGTCTTGGCTGGGTCGCTCTTGGCGCAATTGTAGCCATGGTGGCGATCGTAACGCTTTCAGGAGCCGCCGCTGCGCGAACGATCGGACGTGGCGCTGCGTTCGGTACGTTGGCCGGGGGCGCGGTGGCGATATGTGGGGCGTCGGCGGCATTGGCGATTGCATCCGTGCTTGGCGAGAAGCGAGCAAGTCAGGCGCAACTGACACTGGTTCTGGTGGCTGTATCGGCTGCCAGTGCGGTGGCGATGTCGTTGTACCCCGCGCTCGCACACTCACTGCATCTCAGCGACAAGCAGGCGGGTTTCCTGATGGGAGCATCGATTCATGATGTAGCACAGGCGCTTGGCGCGGGTTATTCATATTCGCCGGAAGCAGGTCAGACAGCGACGATCGTGAAGCTTACGCGCGTGGCGTTGCTTGCCCCGGCGCTTACGGTGGTCGCGCTGGCCTTTCCGGCGGAAGGCGAAACCAAGCGTGGGCTGATTGGCTTGCCGTGGTTCGTCCTCGGGTTCCTGATCCTGTGCGCGATTCATTCGCTCTTTATCGTGCCGGAGCCAGCGCTGGTCGGGGCAAAAAGCGCGACCACCGCACTGCTGTTGCTGGCGGTAACAGCCACCGGCATTCGATCACCTATGAATCTTTTGCTCGAACAGGGCTGGCGTGCATCGGTGCCCGTGATCGTTGCGACGCTGATTTCATTTGGTCTGGCGCTACTCGCGGCACTGATGCTCGTTTAA
- a CDS encoding HU family DNA-binding protein, whose protein sequence is MNKQELIASVADVAGLSKGDAIKAVEAVFEQIQTSLKRGDEVRLVGFGTFSVTKRKASTGRNPRTGEPMTIKASTQPKFKAGKGLKDACN, encoded by the coding sequence ATGAACAAACAGGAACTTATTGCGTCGGTTGCCGATGTTGCGGGCCTATCAAAAGGCGATGCTATCAAGGCGGTTGAAGCCGTTTTTGAGCAGATTCAGACATCGCTGAAGCGTGGCGACGAAGTGCGGCTGGTGGGTTTCGGCACATTTTCGGTGACAAAGCGCAAGGCATCGACAGGGCGCAATCCGCGCACCGGCGAGCCGATGACGATCAAGGCTTCCACGCAGCCGAAGTTCAAAGCGGGCAAAGGTTTGAAGGACGCCTGCAACTAA
- a CDS encoding sterol desaturase family protein, protein MNIADIIDMATLFASNLVHRALGTLLAPASHFSLLSLLSALLIAAAFLIARRPAHRPVPLRVLMRALIPRRWFFTPSARADFGMMALNLFVTSALVGWAICSAATVEHLLSTQLDSLFGTARLITAPAIVGSIFMTVAIYLAYEFAYFSNHYLSHHVPLFWQFHRTHHTAETLSPITNFRVHPVDTVLYLNTVGLFLGATSAIVRHVFGIAATQFEIVGTNVLLLSILYLLTHLQHSHMWIAFTGRLGRVILSPAHHQIHHSSDPKHYNRNFGNTLALFDWIVGTLAIPSKKRELLIFGAGPLPYDPHTVTGTLIMPFVDAAKLTERSPVSDDYGVAQRNAPA, encoded by the coding sequence GTGAATATCGCGGACATCATCGACATGGCCACGCTATTCGCATCCAACCTTGTCCATCGCGCGCTCGGCACCCTGCTTGCACCCGCTTCCCATTTTTCGCTGTTGTCGCTGTTGTCGGCACTCCTGATCGCTGCGGCATTCCTCATTGCAAGACGGCCCGCGCACCGCCCCGTCCCGCTACGCGTCCTGATGCGCGCCCTGATCCCACGCCGCTGGTTCTTTACACCCTCAGCCCGCGCCGATTTCGGCATGATGGCGCTCAACCTCTTCGTCACCAGCGCGCTCGTCGGATGGGCTATCTGCTCGGCGGCAACCGTCGAACACCTCCTGTCCACGCAACTCGATTCACTCTTCGGCACCGCTCGCCTGATCACCGCCCCGGCAATCGTCGGAAGCATTTTCATGACCGTGGCGATCTATCTGGCCTATGAATTCGCTTACTTCAGCAATCACTATCTCAGCCATCACGTGCCATTGTTCTGGCAATTCCACCGTACACATCACACCGCCGAAACACTGTCACCGATAACGAACTTCCGCGTCCATCCGGTCGATACCGTGTTGTACTTGAATACCGTCGGCCTGTTTCTCGGCGCGACATCGGCAATCGTTCGACACGTTTTCGGTATCGCCGCCACTCAGTTCGAAATCGTCGGTACGAACGTACTGTTGCTGTCGATCCTCTACCTGCTCACCCACCTTCAACACTCGCATATGTGGATCGCATTCACGGGACGGCTTGGTCGGGTGATCCTCAGTCCAGCCCATCATCAAATCCATCATTCGTCGGACCCGAAACACTATAATCGCAACTTCGGAAACACGCTTGCGCTGTTCGACTGGATAGTTGGAACGCTGGCAATTCCATCCAAAAAGCGGGAATTACTGATCTTTGGCGCGGGCCCGCTACCCTATGATCCGCACACGGTAACGGGCACGCTCATCATGCCATTCGTCGATGCCGCCAAACTGACAGAACGGTCGCCGGTCAGCGATGATTACGGGGTCGCACAACGAAACGCGCCTGCCTGA
- a CDS encoding M2 family metallopeptidase — translation MKILVSALALAIATPALAQGAVAPEPAATVANADAFVAAAEAEQADFNVFNAQVSWINNTYITDDTDAVAARVGAQGTEMGVRFAKEAARFQKVAGLSFDTRRKLDFLRNGLTIPAPSTPGAANELNVITTRLNSAYGKGKGTLNGQPINGSDIEAKMGSDRNPAELQEMWTSWHTQVGAPMRPDYARMVEIANKGAVELGYADVGAMWRSGYDMPADEFAALTDKLWAEVKPLYDELHCYTRAQLNAKYGDAVQKTTGPIRADLLGNMWGQEWGNIYDIVAPKGAGDLGYDTGELLVAKGYDALKMVHAGVNFYSSLGFAEPPATFWERSQFTKPRDREVVCHASAWDIDNLNDVRIKMCTKVNGDDFVTIHHELGHNYYQRAYNKQSPLYQNGANDGFHEAIGDTTALSITPQYLVQIGLLDASKVPSPDKDIGLLLKQAMDKVAFLPFGLLVDKWRWGVFSGKITPANYNKAWTDLRLEYQGITPPVARTEADFDPGAKYHIPGNTPYMRYFLARLYQFQFYEAACKQAGWKGPLHRCSFYGNKAVGAKLNTMLAMGQSKPWPEALQAFTGTRELSGKSMIAYFKPLMTWLQVQNKGRSCGW, via the coding sequence ATGAAAATACTCGTTTCTGCATTGGCGCTGGCCATTGCTACGCCAGCGCTTGCTCAAGGGGCAGTCGCTCCCGAACCTGCGGCAACAGTTGCCAACGCGGACGCTTTTGTTGCTGCGGCAGAAGCGGAACAAGCCGATTTCAACGTGTTCAACGCGCAAGTTTCGTGGATCAATAACACATATATTACCGATGATACCGATGCCGTCGCCGCCCGAGTCGGCGCGCAGGGTACTGAAATGGGCGTGCGTTTTGCCAAGGAGGCGGCGCGCTTTCAAAAAGTGGCGGGCCTGTCGTTCGATACCAGGCGCAAGTTGGACTTTCTCCGTAATGGCCTGACGATCCCGGCCCCATCCACGCCCGGAGCGGCGAATGAGCTGAACGTCATCACGACGCGGCTGAATTCTGCCTATGGCAAGGGTAAGGGGACGCTGAACGGTCAGCCGATCAACGGGTCGGATATCGAAGCGAAGATGGGCAGCGACCGTAATCCCGCCGAATTGCAGGAAATGTGGACAAGCTGGCACACGCAGGTCGGTGCGCCGATGCGGCCCGATTATGCGCGGATGGTAGAGATCGCCAATAAAGGCGCGGTTGAACTGGGTTACGCCGATGTGGGTGCGATGTGGCGGTCCGGTTACGATATGCCCGCCGACGAATTTGCGGCGCTGACCGATAAATTATGGGCGGAGGTGAAACCGCTTTACGATGAGCTTCATTGTTACACGCGAGCGCAACTGAATGCGAAATATGGCGACGCCGTGCAAAAGACGACCGGCCCGATCCGTGCTGATCTGCTCGGCAATATGTGGGGGCAGGAATGGGGCAATATCTATGACATCGTTGCGCCGAAGGGAGCGGGCGATCTGGGGTATGACACTGGCGAGTTGCTGGTTGCAAAGGGCTATGACGCGCTGAAAATGGTTCATGCCGGTGTGAATTTCTATTCGTCCCTCGGCTTTGCAGAGCCACCCGCAACATTCTGGGAACGATCGCAATTCACAAAGCCACGCGACCGCGAAGTGGTGTGTCATGCGAGCGCGTGGGATATCGATAATCTGAACGACGTTCGCATAAAAATGTGCACCAAGGTCAATGGCGACGACTTTGTGACCATTCATCACGAACTTGGTCATAATTATTACCAGCGCGCGTATAATAAGCAGTCGCCCCTTTATCAAAACGGCGCAAACGATGGCTTCCATGAGGCCATCGGAGACACGACCGCTTTGTCGATCACGCCGCAATATCTGGTGCAGATTGGTTTGCTGGATGCGTCGAAGGTGCCGAGTCCCGACAAGGATATTGGCCTGTTGTTGAAGCAGGCGATGGACAAGGTGGCGTTCCTGCCATTCGGGTTGCTGGTCGATAAATGGCGCTGGGGCGTGTTTTCAGGAAAGATTACGCCTGCAAATTATAACAAGGCCTGGACCGATCTGCGACTGGAATATCAGGGGATTACGCCGCCGGTTGCGCGGACCGAGGCGGACTTCGACCCCGGCGCGAAATACCATATTCCGGGAAACACGCCGTATATGCGTTACTTCCTCGCGCGGCTTTACCAGTTCCAGTTTTACGAGGCTGCGTGCAAGCAGGCCGGGTGGAAGGGGCCGCTCCACCGTTGCTCATTTTATGGGAACAAGGCGGTCGGCGCGAAGCTAAACACGATGCTGGCAATGGGACAGTCCAAGCCATGGCCCGAAGCTTTGCAGGCCTTCACTGGCACCCGCGAGCTGAGCGGAAAGTCGATGATCGCTTATTTCAAGCCGTTGATGACGTGGTTGCAAGTGCAGAATAAGGGACGAAGCTGCGGCTGGTAA
- a CDS encoding alpha/beta fold hydrolase: MGAGRPVVLLHGLFSSAYVNWIKFGTAKQIADAGFRVIMPDLRAHGDSAAPHDPAAYFDDVLVCDVEALIAHLGLDDYDLGGFSLGSRTTVRAVIRGMTPRRIVLGGVGLEGLAGWRNRKRFFVEAIAMAETAKRGDPHWLSIQFMKTMKIDTVAAGLLLETFADTDPSLLTVLTMPTLLVCGSEDDDNGSAESLEAVLPNARLAIVPGTHMSSVTSPEMGVAIAKFLTN; encoded by the coding sequence ATGGGGGCGGGGCGGCCGGTCGTTCTTTTGCATGGCCTGTTTTCCAGCGCCTATGTGAACTGGATCAAATTCGGAACGGCCAAGCAGATCGCCGACGCTGGATTTCGGGTGATCATGCCCGATTTGCGAGCACATGGAGACAGCGCCGCTCCCCATGATCCGGCCGCTTATTTCGATGATGTGCTGGTTTGCGATGTGGAAGCCTTAATCGCGCATCTCGGGCTGGACGATTATGATCTTGGCGGATTTTCGCTCGGATCACGGACGACCGTTCGGGCTGTTATCCGAGGGATGACGCCGCGGCGGATCGTTTTGGGAGGTGTGGGGCTGGAAGGTTTGGCCGGATGGCGAAACCGGAAACGGTTTTTCGTCGAAGCCATTGCGATGGCTGAAACCGCAAAGCGCGGCGACCCACACTGGCTGTCGATCCAGTTCATGAAGACGATGAAGATCGATACGGTTGCCGCAGGGCTGTTGCTGGAGACGTTTGCCGACACTGATCCCTCCTTGCTGACGGTGCTGACCATGCCGACGCTGCTCGTCTGCGGCAGCGAGGATGACGATAACGGCTCTGCGGAGTCGCTGGAGGCGGTGCTGCCCAATGCGCGGCTGGCAATTGTACCGGGCACGCATATGTCGTCAGTCACAAGCCCTGAAATGGGCGTAGCGATTGCGAAATTTCTGACGAACTAA
- a CDS encoding aspartate-semialdehyde dehydrogenase, whose product MGYRIVVAGATGNVGREMLNILAEREFPADEIAVVASSRSQGLEVDFGDTGKKLKVQNIENFDPTGWDMALFAIGSEATKVHAPRFAAAGCTVIDNSSLYRMDPDVPLIVPEVNPEAISGYTKKNIIANPNCSTAQLVVALKPLHDYAKILRVVVATYQSVSGAGKEGMDELFEQSRNIFVGDSAEAKKFTKQIAFNVIPHIDDFLDDGSTKEEWKMVVETKKILDPKIKLTATCVRVPVFVGHSEAVNIEFEREISAKKAQSILRESPGIMLVDKRENGGYVTPVECVGDYATFISRVREDPTVDSGLSLWCVSDNLRKGAALNAVQIAELLGRRHLKKAA is encoded by the coding sequence ATGGGTTACCGGATCGTCGTCGCAGGCGCCACGGGCAATGTCGGGCGCGAGATGCTCAACATTCTGGCGGAACGTGAATTCCCTGCCGATGAAATCGCAGTCGTAGCTTCGTCGCGGAGTCAGGGCCTTGAGGTCGATTTCGGCGACACCGGCAAAAAGCTGAAGGTTCAGAACATCGAGAATTTCGATCCGACGGGTTGGGATATGGCGCTGTTCGCAATCGGTTCGGAAGCCACCAAGGTTCACGCCCCACGCTTTGCCGCAGCGGGCTGCACCGTGATCGACAATTCGTCGCTGTACCGCATGGACCCCGACGTGCCGCTGATCGTGCCAGAGGTGAACCCTGAGGCGATTTCGGGCTATACCAAGAAGAACATCATCGCGAACCCGAACTGCTCGACCGCGCAGTTGGTCGTCGCGCTGAAGCCGTTGCATGACTATGCCAAGATCCTGCGCGTCGTCGTCGCGACTTATCAGTCGGTTTCGGGCGCGGGCAAGGAAGGCATGGACGAGCTGTTCGAGCAGTCGCGCAACATCTTCGTTGGTGACAGCGCGGAAGCCAAGAAGTTCACCAAGCAGATCGCCTTCAACGTGATCCCGCACATCGATGACTTTTTGGACGACGGTTCGACCAAGGAAGAATGGAAGATGGTCGTCGAAACCAAGAAGATCCTCGATCCGAAAATCAAGCTGACCGCAACGTGCGTGCGCGTGCCGGTGTTCGTCGGTCATTCGGAAGCCGTGAACATCGAATTCGAGCGCGAAATCTCTGCGAAAAAGGCTCAGTCGATCCTGCGCGAAAGCCCCGGTATTATGCTGGTCGATAAGCGCGAGAATGGTGGCTATGTCACCCCGGTCGAGTGCGTTGGCGATTATGCCACGTTCATCAGCCGCGTGCGCGAAGACCCCACGGTCGATAGCGGCCTGTCGCTATGGTGTGTGTCGGATAACCTCCGCAAGGGGGCTGCGCTGAATGCCGTGCAAATCGCCGAATTGCTCGGTCGCCGGCATCTGAAGAAAGCGGCTTAG